A single region of the Thermodesulfatator indicus DSM 15286 genome encodes:
- the rsmB gene encoding 16S rRNA (cytosine(967)-C(5))-methyltransferase RsmB translates to MPKLPVKNPRAMALKVLIRWETKKPLLDEVLNEVLEKSVLPDPRDRAFVSELINGVVRHLVYLDYVLSRVSRKPLDKMDPEVRNALRLGAYQIFFTRVPVQVAVAETIKLVKPRRGQWIVNFVNAVLRELARRKDEISLPPKEMDPVEHLAIKYSYPRWLVERWLKRFGEEETEALLKAGNERPTLVIRANTLRVTRDNLLLFLKKDVPEASPCRFSPDGIELKGFRGQVTSLKAFKFGWLQVQDEASQLVSYLLSPKEGERILDACAGVGGKTTHLAQLMRNTGKIYAMDVLAWRLKRLEENAKRLGITNIEVITGDATKSIEKLGGKFFDRILIDAPCTGTGVIRRHPDIKWARKPEDLVTVPEKQLSLLNSLAPLVKEKGVIVYATCSLEPEENEEVIEKFLKKHPEFQIEDARKYLPEKAQELVDKRGFMHTYPHRHGLDGFFAARLKKLDK, encoded by the coding sequence ATGCCCAAGTTGCCAGTAAAAAACCCCCGGGCCATGGCGCTCAAAGTTCTCATACGCTGGGAAACCAAAAAGCCCCTTTTGGACGAAGTCTTAAACGAAGTGCTTGAAAAAAGTGTACTTCCAGACCCACGAGATAGGGCTTTCGTTTCTGAGCTCATAAACGGAGTAGTAAGGCATCTGGTTTATCTTGATTATGTCCTTTCCAGGGTGAGCCGAAAACCTCTTGACAAAATGGACCCAGAGGTAAGAAACGCCTTGCGTCTTGGGGCCTATCAAATTTTTTTTACCCGCGTGCCTGTTCAGGTAGCCGTGGCGGAAACTATAAAACTCGTAAAGCCCCGCCGCGGCCAATGGATTGTAAACTTTGTAAATGCCGTCTTAAGAGAGCTCGCCAGGCGCAAAGATGAAATTTCTCTTCCTCCAAAAGAAATGGACCCGGTTGAACACCTGGCTATCAAATACTCTTATCCTCGCTGGCTAGTTGAGCGCTGGCTTAAACGCTTTGGCGAAGAAGAAACCGAGGCCCTGCTTAAAGCCGGAAACGAAAGGCCAACTTTAGTGATACGAGCCAATACTTTAAGGGTAACTAGAGACAACCTCTTGCTCTTCCTAAAAAAAGATGTGCCTGAGGCGAGCCCCTGCCGCTTTAGCCCTGACGGCATTGAACTAAAAGGCTTTCGCGGTCAGGTAACCTCTCTTAAGGCCTTTAAGTTCGGGTGGTTACAGGTGCAGGACGAAGCCAGCCAGTTGGTAAGCTATCTCCTTTCCCCGAAGGAAGGCGAACGAATCCTAGACGCCTGTGCTGGAGTTGGCGGTAAAACTACCCATCTGGCCCAGCTTATGCGAAACACCGGGAAAATTTACGCCATGGACGTGCTCGCCTGGAGACTCAAGCGCCTTGAAGAAAACGCAAAACGCCTGGGAATAACGAACATAGAGGTAATCACTGGTGACGCCACTAAAAGCATTGAAAAACTCGGCGGAAAATTCTTTGACCGTATCCTCATAGACGCCCCCTGTACAGGGACTGGCGTCATAAGGCGTCATCCAGATATAAAATGGGCCAGAAAACCGGAAGACCTGGTAACCGTTCCCGAAAAACAGCTTTCTTTGCTCAATTCCCTGGCTCCTTTGGTAAAAGAAAAAGGGGTAATAGTTTACGCCACCTGTAGCCTTGAACCCGAAGAAAACGAAGAGGTAATAGAGAAGTTTCTTAAAAAACACCCGGAATTTCAGATAGAAGACGCCCGCAAGTATCTGCCAGAAAAGGCCCAAGAATTAGTAGATAAACGGGGCTTTATGCATACCTATCCGCATCGCCATGGCCTTGACGGCTTCTTCGCCGCAAGACTCAAAAAATTAGACAAATAA
- a CDS encoding ubiquinone/menaquinone biosynthesis methyltransferase produces the protein MFFEVFLSILRGMVALDKKKYVKTKFSKVTRRYDLVNTLGSLGVDHWWRYLCIRELKAYPGPILDLCAGTLTLSKEIVRQRPRPVVALDITYEMLSYGKLRLARHPALSFIFPVVGDAEKLPFSANQFWGASVAFGIRNLADPEKGLKEVLRTLKPGGKFVILEFSRPTLPGFSHLYRLYLNKFMPLLGGNLTGDREAYEYLADSIEKFPAPEEFSLLMKNCGFKKVKYFQLSFGIVTIYTGLKP, from the coding sequence TTGTTCTTTGAGGTATTTTTGAGTATTTTGCGAGGCATGGTGGCTCTAGACAAGAAAAAATACGTAAAGACCAAGTTCTCAAAGGTCACTCGTCGGTACGATTTAGTAAACACTTTAGGGAGTCTAGGGGTTGATCACTGGTGGCGATATTTGTGTATCCGCGAGCTCAAGGCGTATCCTGGCCCTATTCTTGACCTTTGTGCAGGCACTCTCACGCTATCTAAAGAAATCGTTAGACAAAGGCCAAGACCCGTAGTTGCCCTAGATATCACCTATGAAATGCTATCTTATGGTAAACTTCGCCTGGCCAGACATCCGGCCCTGAGCTTTATTTTCCCTGTAGTCGGTGACGCTGAAAAACTTCCCTTTTCAGCTAACCAATTTTGGGGAGCATCGGTAGCTTTTGGTATAAGAAATCTGGCCGATCCTGAAAAGGGGTTAAAAGAAGTGCTTCGGACATTAAAACCAGGTGGGAAATTTGTTATTCTTGAATTCTCAAGGCCTACTTTACCTGGCTTCAGCCATCTTTATCGCCTTTACCTCAATAAATTCATGCCCCTTTTAGGAGGAAACCTTACCGGAGACCGCGAAGCTTACGAATATTTAGCTGATTCTATTGAAAAATTCCCTGCTCCCGAAGAATTTTCTCTTTTAATGAAAAATTGCGGTTTTAAAAAAGTAAAGTACTTTCAGTTAAGTTTTGGCATTGTAACAATTTATACCGGCCTTAAGCCCTAA
- a CDS encoding acyl-CoA thioesterase, which produces MTQVARVSYRIIYGDTDCGGVVYYANYFRLFEIGRTELLRQAGLTYRDIEEKEGLILPVVEAQARYRHPARYDDLVTIETRFAELYPHKVRFEYKIFLEEKLLVEGFTVHVPVNKDGRLIKFPENLYNVLKKISES; this is translated from the coding sequence ATGACTCAAGTGGCAAGGGTTAGTTATCGTATTATTTATGGAGACACCGATTGTGGTGGCGTGGTTTATTACGCCAATTATTTTAGGCTCTTTGAAATAGGGCGCACGGAACTGTTGCGCCAGGCTGGACTTACCTACCGCGATATTGAAGAAAAAGAAGGGCTTATCTTGCCGGTAGTGGAGGCCCAGGCGAGATACCGCCATCCGGCCCGTTATGATGATTTAGTTACCATTGAAACCAGGTTTGCCGAGCTTTACCCCCATAAGGTGCGTTTTGAATACAAAATCTTTCTTGAAGAAAAGCTCTTGGTAGAAGGCTTCACCGTTCACGTGCCAGTTAATAAAGACGGGCGTCTTATAAAATTTCCTGAAAACCTTTATAACGTTCTTAAAAAGATATCTGAAAGCTAA
- a CDS encoding endonuclease MutS2, protein MRPESLKKLEFHHIKDILREKTFTELGANLVTKLSPLKDLTSLEIEAEKLRDFEKLVIETGTPPLDSLPTLIPLVKRTTKGGVLSEKQALVLLRYLQVAKKLTSYLAQANFPQIRAIKARIPNLSPLRRYFESLFDDRGLKPDASPELYSLKVAQNKAQERLRKRLEELLKKYARAGFLQEEIIAQREGRHVFPVKAEAKAKIPGVLHDVSASGATVFIEPLEIIQITNEIEALKRAEERERERILKEVSEKVAEYAQDFWELEETVAEVDVIQAKVAFAKQIKGSLPAFKKEGSLILKKAAHPLLLLSLREVVRNDFVFPEERPVVIISGPNMGGKTVALKTVGLLVVMAQSAIPIPASPDSELPVFEDIFVDIGDEQDISANESTFSAHVKNLKKALEIAGSGKLFLLDEIGRGTAPEEGAALAMAVLEELYERGARVLATTHYEALKAFSFSRDWILPIAVGFDEETGLPTYQLIYEVAGLSQGLLLAERLGLSAKIINKAQDYLGKGDESFKEVIGALRKQLEELSFEREALLRQKEALAKREQELKELEAKLKEDFAAKEKALVKQVEEKLAALEEEFKTFLRSIEKRGFQEKKAREAFSSFIKEKAEDILPAREKEDIQLEPGAAVKIKGVGQEGKVLRLKGNLVEVQIGPFRVEVSPKELIVLSKRPEQGCKKSSFKVEAQKEAPDTLNLIGLRVEDALYELDKALDRAFLAGKTHLIIIHGLGTGRLMKAVRDYLKEHALVTSVRPGEGYQGGEAVTVVELATKEAAV, encoded by the coding sequence ATGAGACCAGAAAGCCTTAAAAAGCTTGAATTTCATCATATAAAAGATATCCTGCGTGAAAAAACATTTACTGAACTTGGTGCTAATTTAGTTACCAAGCTCAGCCCTTTAAAAGATTTAACTTCCCTTGAAATAGAAGCCGAAAAATTAAGAGATTTTGAAAAGCTGGTAATTGAAACGGGAACGCCTCCTCTTGACTCCCTTCCTACGCTTATTCCTCTGGTAAAAAGAACTACTAAAGGCGGAGTTCTTTCTGAAAAGCAGGCCCTGGTTCTATTGCGTTATCTACAGGTAGCCAAAAAACTTACTTCTTATTTGGCCCAGGCTAATTTCCCACAAATTAGGGCTATCAAGGCCCGTATCCCCAATCTTTCTCCTTTAAGACGTTATTTCGAGAGTCTTTTTGACGACCGTGGCCTCAAGCCTGATGCAAGCCCTGAGCTTTATTCGCTTAAAGTGGCTCAAAATAAGGCTCAAGAAAGGCTTAGAAAGCGCCTTGAAGAGCTGCTTAAAAAATATGCGCGGGCAGGGTTTCTTCAGGAAGAGATAATTGCCCAGCGCGAAGGGCGTCACGTGTTTCCTGTAAAAGCCGAGGCCAAGGCCAAAATTCCTGGAGTTTTGCACGATGTCTCAGCCAGCGGCGCTACGGTATTTATAGAGCCCCTTGAAATTATTCAAATCACCAACGAAATAGAAGCCTTAAAGCGTGCTGAAGAAAGAGAGAGGGAACGTATTCTCAAAGAAGTTTCTGAGAAGGTAGCGGAATACGCCCAAGATTTTTGGGAACTTGAAGAAACCGTTGCCGAGGTAGATGTTATTCAGGCCAAGGTAGCCTTTGCTAAACAGATTAAAGGATCCCTTCCGGCTTTCAAAAAAGAAGGTTCTCTAATTCTGAAAAAGGCGGCTCACCCCCTTTTGTTGCTTTCCTTACGGGAAGTAGTCCGTAATGACTTTGTTTTTCCTGAAGAGCGCCCGGTAGTAATCATTAGTGGGCCAAACATGGGTGGGAAAACCGTGGCCCTAAAAACAGTTGGCCTTTTGGTGGTTATGGCCCAAAGCGCCATTCCCATTCCCGCCTCACCTGATAGTGAGCTTCCTGTCTTTGAAGATATCTTTGTGGATATAGGCGATGAACAGGATATTTCCGCCAACGAAAGTACTTTTTCGGCCCACGTTAAAAATCTGAAAAAGGCCCTGGAAATAGCCGGTTCCGGGAAGCTTTTTCTGCTTGATGAAATCGGCCGGGGCACAGCCCCAGAAGAAGGAGCGGCTCTGGCCATGGCTGTGCTTGAGGAACTTTACGAACGGGGCGCCAGAGTGCTTGCCACCACTCATTATGAAGCCCTTAAGGCCTTTTCTTTCAGCAGAGATTGGATTTTGCCTATAGCCGTTGGTTTTGATGAAGAAACTGGGCTTCCCACCTATCAGCTAATCTACGAAGTAGCCGGTTTGTCCCAGGGCTTGCTTTTGGCCGAAAGGCTTGGGCTCTCCGCCAAGATTATCAACAAAGCGCAGGATTATCTTGGTAAGGGAGACGAAAGTTTTAAAGAGGTAATCGGGGCTTTGCGTAAGCAGCTTGAAGAGCTTTCCTTTGAAAGAGAAGCCCTTTTGCGCCAGAAGGAAGCCTTAGCTAAGCGTGAGCAAGAGTTAAAAGAGCTTGAAGCCAAACTCAAAGAAGACTTTGCCGCTAAAGAGAAGGCCTTGGTTAAGCAGGTTGAAGAAAAGCTTGCTGCTCTTGAAGAAGAATTCAAAACTTTTTTGCGTTCTATTGAAAAAAGAGGATTTCAGGAAAAGAAGGCCAGGGAGGCCTTTTCCTCTTTCATAAAAGAAAAGGCCGAAGATATTCTTCCGGCCAGAGAGAAAGAAGATATCCAGCTTGAGCCTGGGGCTGCGGTAAAAATAAAAGGGGTAGGGCAGGAGGGGAAGGTCCTTCGCCTCAAAGGGAATCTGGTTGAAGTGCAAATAGGGCCTTTCAGGGTGGAAGTTTCGCCAAAAGAACTTATAGTCTTATCTAAAAGGCCAGAACAAGGTTGTAAAAAAAGCTCTTTTAAAGTAGAGGCTCAAAAGGAAGCCCCTGATACCCTTAATTTGATTGGCTTGAGAGTGGAAGATGCCCTTTATGAGCTTGATAAAGCCCTTGACAGGGCCTTTCTCGCCGGAAAGACGCACTTGATTATAATTCACGGCCTGGGAACCGGGCGTCTTATGAAAGCGGTTAGAGATTATTTAAAAGAACACGCCCTGGTAACTTCGGTGCGTCCAGGGGAAGGTTATCAAGGTGGCGAGGCGGTAACTGTGGTAGAATTAGCCACCAAGGAGGCTGCTGTTTGA
- a CDS encoding transposase, with protein sequence MPRIPRFFMNDPRAAYHVISRTALPGHDVLGDDEKEHLLHLISWLSQVYFVEVYGFAIMGNHFHLLCRMLPEDQFSDEEVKRRIRLYYGEKRKIFFYEEVLKKWRKRLGNLSRYVQDIKQRFSRWYNKRVDRKGYFWADRFKSVIIETGEALLNCLAYIELNPVRAGIVEKPEDYRWCSLGYRARKGTGKTFLTLDIGLPSYANKSEKERFRLYRKFVYGKGGLDEPERGTGKIFRQRINFFTKGLAIGSKGFVESAALKLKRFLGLKRGRKSKTIKDWTDMAFI encoded by the coding sequence ATGCCACGCATCCCACGTTTTTTCATGAATGATCCACGAGCCGCTTATCATGTAATCTCCCGCACAGCCTTGCCCGGCCATGATGTCCTCGGCGATGATGAAAAAGAACACTTACTCCATCTTATTAGTTGGCTCTCGCAGGTCTATTTCGTCGAAGTTTATGGCTTCGCCATTATGGGTAACCATTTCCATCTCCTCTGCCGCATGCTCCCTGAAGACCAGTTCTCTGACGAAGAAGTAAAACGCCGCATTCGCCTCTACTACGGCGAGAAACGCAAAATTTTCTTCTACGAAGAGGTGCTCAAAAAATGGCGGAAAAGGCTTGGAAATCTTTCTCGATACGTCCAGGACATCAAGCAGCGCTTTTCACGCTGGTATAACAAGCGCGTTGACCGCAAGGGCTATTTCTGGGCTGACAGGTTCAAGTCCGTCATCATTGAGACAGGCGAGGCTCTGCTTAATTGTCTGGCTTACATAGAGTTAAACCCGGTGCGGGCAGGAATTGTAGAAAAGCCAGAAGACTATCGCTGGTGCTCGCTAGGATACAGAGCAAGAAAAGGGACAGGCAAAACTTTTTTGACGCTTGATATCGGCCTTCCGTCCTATGCTAACAAATCAGAAAAAGAGCGCTTCAGGCTTTATCGGAAATTTGTTTACGGCAAAGGTGGGCTTGACGAGCCAGAAAGAGGGACAGGCAAAATCTTCCGGCAAAGAATCAATTTTTTTACAAAAGGTCTGGCTATTGGAAGCAAAGGTTTTGTAGAAAGTGCGGCCTTAAAGTTAAAAAGATTTCTCGGGCTCAAACGAGGAAGAAAAAGTAAAACGATAAAAGACTGGACAGATATGGCTTTTATCTGA
- the dnaG gene encoding DNA primase: MSLKEAVRRIKEVANIVDVIGEHVALKKVGRNYLGLCPFHADRKPSFTVNEERQIFHCFGCGAGGDVIAFYMKFHNLDFVAAVKELASRFNISISWDTKEDSLREKLFEINQKAKRFFEHLLWSSKEGEKARGYLKERGISSKVAKAFGLGFAPASYDSLASHLKLVGASLELAEQAGLLVRRTDGSFYDRFRARLIFPIYDHSGRVAGFGGRVLDQGEPKYLNSPETPVYHKGSILYGFFQARSFIREAKRGFIVEGYFDLISLFEAGVTEVLATLGTALTSHHARQLRSLTSEWYLVFDADEAGVKAALRAAPIFLNEGLFPKVITLPAGEDPDTFVRKFGAEGFRKLVEEAQDIFDFMIAVLEPRFSKTPEGRLRLFQEIKPALSAIKDPLLFELELSKLGERLGVSETALRRTFDSRSSFKVPSPKGKVYSERLVLEFLVHYPEYLSSLLEEGILEHVQNPLYRALIEKLSELENKSYADLSLEDLELQALLSEILLSPPPFDDVSPEEVYAGIKCWLFRKKSKKKLLEIRQAIKEAEKAGREEEALRLLKEYQNLCRLNL; encoded by the coding sequence TTGAGCCTTAAAGAGGCGGTAAGACGCATAAAAGAAGTAGCCAACATCGTTGATGTTATCGGCGAACACGTAGCCTTAAAGAAAGTAGGGCGCAATTATTTGGGGCTTTGTCCGTTTCATGCTGATCGCAAGCCTTCATTTACGGTAAACGAAGAGAGGCAAATCTTTCATTGTTTTGGTTGTGGGGCAGGCGGTGATGTTATCGCCTTTTACATGAAGTTTCACAACCTTGATTTTGTAGCCGCGGTAAAAGAGCTGGCCTCACGTTTCAATATTTCGATTTCCTGGGATACCAAAGAAGACTCTTTAAGAGAAAAGCTTTTTGAAATTAATCAAAAGGCCAAGCGTTTTTTTGAGCATCTTTTATGGTCTTCAAAAGAAGGGGAAAAGGCCAGAGGCTACCTAAAAGAACGAGGTATATCCTCTAAGGTAGCCAAGGCATTTGGGCTGGGGTTTGCTCCAGCCTCTTATGATAGCCTGGCTTCACACTTGAAGCTGGTAGGGGCCTCGCTAGAGCTAGCTGAGCAGGCTGGGCTTTTAGTAAGGCGTACTGACGGAAGTTTTTACGATCGTTTTCGTGCCCGTCTCATCTTTCCCATTTATGACCACTCTGGGCGAGTGGCGGGTTTTGGGGGTAGGGTGCTTGATCAGGGAGAGCCAAAATACCTCAACTCTCCAGAAACTCCTGTGTATCACAAAGGGTCTATCCTTTACGGCTTTTTTCAAGCCAGGTCTTTTATTAGGGAAGCTAAACGGGGTTTTATTGTAGAAGGTTATTTTGATTTGATTTCCCTTTTTGAGGCAGGAGTTACCGAGGTGTTGGCCACACTTGGTACGGCCCTTACCTCCCACCACGCAAGGCAGCTCCGTTCCCTTACCTCTGAGTGGTATCTGGTCTTTGATGCCGATGAAGCGGGTGTTAAAGCGGCCTTACGCGCGGCCCCTATCTTTCTGAATGAAGGCCTTTTCCCTAAGGTGATCACTCTTCCGGCTGGCGAAGACCCTGATACCTTCGTGAGGAAGTTCGGTGCCGAGGGTTTTCGTAAACTAGTTGAAGAAGCTCAGGACATCTTTGACTTTATGATTGCGGTGCTTGAACCTCGTTTTTCTAAAACACCTGAAGGGCGCTTAAGGCTCTTTCAGGAGATAAAGCCAGCGCTTTCCGCCATAAAAGATCCTCTTCTCTTTGAGCTTGAGCTTTCTAAACTGGGAGAGAGGCTTGGTGTTTCAGAGACAGCCCTGCGACGCACATTTGATTCCCGTTCTTCTTTTAAGGTGCCTTCGCCGAAGGGAAAAGTCTATTCAGAAAGGCTAGTGCTTGAATTCCTAGTTCATTACCCGGAATATTTATCCAGTTTACTTGAAGAGGGGATACTTGAACATGTTCAAAATCCTCTTTATCGTGCTCTTATAGAAAAGCTTTCTGAACTTGAAAACAAGTCTTATGCGGATCTTTCCCTTGAGGATTTGGAACTTCAAGCTTTACTTAGCGAAATACTTCTTTCTCCGCCTCCTTTTGATGACGTTTCTCCAGAAGAAGTATATGCCGGTATAAAATGTTGGCTGTTCAGAAAGAAAAGCAAGAAAAAACTCTTGGAAATACGTCAGGCCATTAAAGAGGCGGAAAAAGCCGGCCGGGAAGAGGAAGCCTTGCGTTTGTTAAAAGAGTATCAAAATCTTTGCCGTTTAAATCTTTAA
- a CDS encoding L-threonylcarbamoyladenylate synthase yields the protein MPILKPTLDNIKKAAELLRAGDLVVFPTETVYGLGANVFDERAVTKIFELKRRPYFDPLIVHVADIAMAEVAVFDERARALAKRFWPGPLTLILPKKPKVPDIVTSGLSSVAIRMPAHEVALALIKECGFPLAAPSANPFGQLSPTRAEHVLSYFGEKLFILEGGECQVGLESTILDLTEKEPVLLRPGGVPMEALKEVLGEIKIKRKPEKPKAPGQLKSHYAPRTPLKIWQKNLEIKGKKIGFLAFSKAPEGKYEAVRILTPSGDLREAAANLFKYLHELDQMGLDLILVEPVPEEGLGLAIMDRLRKAEAAF from the coding sequence ATGCCAATATTAAAACCCACACTTGATAACATCAAAAAAGCAGCTGAGCTTTTAAGGGCCGGAGATTTGGTAGTCTTTCCTACGGAGACGGTCTATGGCCTGGGAGCCAATGTATTTGATGAAAGGGCGGTGACCAAGATTTTTGAACTCAAAAGGCGCCCGTACTTTGATCCTTTGATTGTCCACGTGGCTGATATCGCTATGGCCGAGGTGGCCGTCTTTGACGAGCGAGCCAGGGCTTTGGCCAAGCGTTTTTGGCCTGGCCCCTTGACTTTGATCCTCCCCAAAAAGCCCAAAGTGCCAGATATTGTTACTTCCGGGCTTTCTTCAGTAGCCATAAGAATGCCAGCCCATGAGGTGGCGCTAGCCCTTATTAAGGAATGTGGTTTTCCTTTGGCTGCTCCCAGTGCTAACCCCTTTGGGCAGCTTAGCCCCACCAGGGCCGAACACGTTCTTTCTTACTTTGGAGAGAAGCTTTTTATTCTTGAGGGCGGTGAATGTCAGGTAGGGCTTGAGTCAACTATCCTTGATTTGACTGAAAAAGAACCGGTACTCTTGCGGCCTGGTGGCGTGCCTATGGAAGCTTTAAAGGAAGTTCTGGGGGAGATCAAAATAAAAAGAAAGCCTGAAAAACCAAAGGCCCCGGGGCAGTTAAAAAGTCATTATGCCCCAAGAACTCCGCTTAAAATCTGGCAAAAAAACTTGGAGATAAAGGGCAAAAAGATAGGTTTTCTCGCTTTTTCTAAAGCTCCAGAAGGTAAGTATGAAGCGGTGCGGATACTTACTCCTTCAGGAGACTTGAGGGAAGCGGCGGCCAATCTTTTTAAGTATTTACACGAGCTTGACCAGATGGGCCTTGACTTAATTTTAGTGGAACCTGTACCTGAAGAAGGCCTGGGACTGGCTATTATGGACCGCCTTAGAAAGGCCGAAGCTGCTTTTTAA
- the rpsU gene encoding 30S ribosomal protein S21, which produces MAGVIVKEDEPFEQALKRFKKACEKAGILSEIKKREYYEKPSVRRKKKLMAARKRLLKRLKRMKQRD; this is translated from the coding sequence TTGGCTGGCGTAATCGTTAAAGAAGACGAACCCTTTGAACAGGCCTTGAAACGATTCAAAAAAGCGTGTGAGAAGGCGGGAATTCTTTCTGAAATCAAAAAGAGAGAATACTACGAAAAGCCTAGTGTCCGCCGCAAGAAAAAACTCATGGCCGCCCGCAAAAGACTGCTCAAGCGCCTCAAACGCATGAAACAGCGTGACTAA
- a CDS encoding aminotransferase class I/II-fold pyridoxal phosphate-dependent enzyme translates to MKRDFEPIKPAKRTENIEYAVRDIVLVANEARKKGKELIFLNIGDPAQFDFRTPEPIIEATYQAMCENLTGYSASEGVDEAICAIRKEARKAGIEPSDIYVTSGASEAIDFALTALVNEGENVLVPYPGYPLYTAILAKLGAEPNPYYLDEENEWQPDLADIEAKINEKTRAIVIINPNNPTGAVYSEETLRGIIDIARRHQLVIFSDEIYDKLVFDGAKHISIASLDLEVPVVTFNGLSKSYLAPGFRIGWGIVSGPWEVVKDFVEAIHKLARARLSASHPKQYAIPVALNGNQGHLKEVIEKLEKRRDLTYEMLNDIPGISCVKPKGAFYAFPRIDIPEVSDREFVKELIAETGVVVVHGSGFGEKPGTAHFRVVFLPPEDLLKKAYTRIKDFMKKFLARRGLRA, encoded by the coding sequence ATGAAAAGAGATTTTGAACCTATAAAACCCGCTAAACGCACGGAAAATATTGAATACGCCGTTAGAGATATAGTTTTAGTAGCCAACGAGGCCCGCAAAAAGGGTAAGGAATTAATTTTTCTAAACATAGGAGATCCCGCTCAGTTTGACTTTCGCACTCCAGAGCCTATCATAGAGGCTACTTATCAGGCTATGTGCGAAAATTTGACCGGCTATTCTGCTTCTGAAGGTGTTGACGAAGCCATTTGTGCCATACGTAAAGAAGCCCGAAAAGCCGGTATCGAACCCTCTGACATTTACGTAACCTCTGGGGCTAGTGAAGCTATCGATTTTGCTTTGACAGCTCTCGTAAACGAAGGTGAAAATGTTTTAGTTCCTTATCCTGGTTATCCCCTTTACACGGCTATTTTAGCTAAATTGGGAGCAGAGCCTAACCCATATTATCTCGATGAAGAAAATGAGTGGCAGCCTGATCTTGCTGATATCGAGGCCAAAATTAATGAAAAAACCAGAGCCATAGTGATAATTAACCCCAATAATCCTACAGGGGCGGTTTATTCTGAAGAAACTTTAAGGGGCATTATAGATATAGCTAGAAGACACCAACTGGTAATATTTTCTGACGAAATTTACGATAAACTTGTTTTTGATGGTGCTAAACATATATCTATTGCGTCTCTTGATCTAGAAGTTCCTGTGGTTACCTTTAACGGTCTTTCAAAGAGTTATTTGGCTCCTGGTTTTAGAATTGGGTGGGGCATTGTTTCGGGTCCTTGGGAAGTGGTGAAAGACTTCGTAGAGGCCATTCACAAACTGGCAAGAGCTCGTCTTTCCGCTTCACATCCTAAACAATATGCTATTCCCGTGGCCTTAAATGGCAATCAAGGTCATCTTAAAGAAGTTATTGAAAAGCTAGAGAAAAGACGCGATCTCACCTACGAGATGTTAAACGACATTCCGGGAATCTCCTGTGTGAAACCTAAAGGGGCATTCTATGCTTTTCCCCGTATAGATATACCTGAAGTGTCTGATAGGGAATTTGTCAAAGAACTCATTGCGGAAACCGGGGTAGTTGTGGTTCATGGAAGCGGATTTGGCGAAAAGCCAGGTACAGCCCATTTTCGAGTGGTGTTTTTGCCTCCTGAAGATCTACTTAAAAAGGCTTACACGCGGATAAAAGATTTCATGAAAAAGTTTTTGGCACGTAGAGGGCTTAGGGCTTAA